One genomic window of Salvia miltiorrhiza cultivar Shanhuang (shh) chromosome 4, IMPLAD_Smil_shh, whole genome shotgun sequence includes the following:
- the LOC131019933 gene encoding probable carboxylesterase 18, producing MRFINDVSSPSQTRPLFPRNTKMASLPLLTRLKLLMFDLITYMSTRRDGSVNQLLFRLVDSKTSAPATKRINTVRVSTSDITIDPSRNLWFRLFNPATPTSEPLPLIVYFHGGGFANYAPDTKHYSHLCCHLAAGTPAVVASVNYRLCPDHKYPTQYEDALDALKFIDAKCSDVLPANTDLARCFIGGDSAGGNIAHHVTVRFLEKMEQFDKMRIAGIIGLQPFFGGEERTESEVRLTKAPLLSVKQTDVYWRDFLPDGADRNHPAAHVFGGGGVKNVEYPASLVVVGGNDPLQDWDTRYAEWLKDCGKRVVVAHYPNAFHGFYVFPEMPEFALCIRDVANFVRQQLHSN from the exons ATGAGATTTATTAATGATGTAAGTAGCCCATCTCAAACTAGACCCCTCTTTCCAAGAAACACAAAAATGGCTTCGCTCCCATTGCTCACAAGATTGAAGCTCCTCATGTTCGACTTGATAACATACATGAGCACACGCCGCGACGGCAGCGTCAACCAGCTCCTCTTCCGCCTCGTAGACTCCAAAACATCGGCACCCGCCACCAAACGCATCAACACCGTCCGCGTCTCCACCTCAGACATCACAATCGACCCCTCCCGCAACCTCTGGTTCCGCCTCTTCAACCCGGCCACGCCCACCTCCGAGCCGCTGCCCTTGATCGTATACTTCCACGGCGGCGGATTCGCCAATTACGCCCCAGACACCAAGCACTACAGCCACCTCTGCTGCCACCTAGCCGCCGGAACGCCTGCGGTCGTCGCGTCCGTCAACTACCGCCTCTGCCCCGACCACAAGTACCCTACCCAATACGAGGATGCCTTGGACGCGCTCAAATTCATCGATGCCAAATGCTCCGACGTTCTACCTGCCAACACCGACCTCGCCAGATGTTTCATCGGAGGCGACAGCGCAG GTGGCAACATAGCTCATCATGTGACGGTGAGATTTCTGGAGAAAATGGAGCAATTCGATAAGATGAGGATCGCCGGAATTATAGGGCTGCAGCCCTTCTTCGGAGGCGAGGAACGGACGGAGTCGGAGGTGAGGCTGACGAAGGCACCGCTGCTTAGTGTGAAGCAAACGGATGTGTATTGGAGGGATTTTTTGCCGGATGGCGCGGACAGGAATCACCCTGCGGCCCACGTGTTTGGCGGCGGCGGAGTGAAGAATGTTGAATATCCGGCGAGTTTGGTGGTGGTGGGAGGGAATGATCCGCTGCAGGATTGGGACACAAGGTACGCTGAGTGGTTGAAGGATTGCGGGAAGCGGGTGGTGGTGGCTCACTATCCCAATGCCTTTCATGGTTTCTATGTGTTTCCTGAAATGCCTGAGTTTGCTCTCTGCATTCGTGATGTCGCCAATTTCGTCCGCCAACAACTACACTCCAACTGA